In Carassius carassius chromosome 7, fCarCar2.1, whole genome shotgun sequence, one genomic interval encodes:
- the pax5 gene encoding paired box protein Pax-5 isoform X2 gives MEIHCKHDPFAAMHRHGGVNQLGGVFVNGRPLPDVVRQRIVELAHQGVRPCDISRQLRVSHGCVSKILGRYYETGSIRPGVIGGSKPKVATPKVVDKIADYKRQNPTMFAWEIRDRLLAERVCDNDSVPSVSSINRIIRTKVQQPPGQSGPLSAHNLASTVAVTQVSAVTSDAAGSSYSISGILGISSPADANKRKRDETLQDSPLANGHAHSGRDFLRKQMRGELFTPQQLEVLDHVFDRQPYPDIYPVPDSSSYKAAQTSDYSAMASLAGGLEEMKNSLANQTGAELGSTVAGPQSYPLVSSRDLASTTLPGYPPHVPPTGQGSYSTPSLTGMVPGGDFSGSPYSHPQYSTYNESWRFANPSLLVFQQEYGSLLGSERAASSGLFPGQTPQPTGSPYYYSAATRGAGTAATATATAYDRH, from the exons ATGGAAATCCACTGCAAACACGACCCGTTCGCAGCAATGCACA GGCATGGAGGGGTGAATCAGCTGGGTGGGGTGTTTGTAAACGGGCGGCCCTTGCCTGACGTGGTGAGGCAGAGGATAGTAGAGTTGGCCCATCAGGGCGTACGTCCGTGTGACATCTCCCGCCAGCTCCGGGTCAGCCACGGCTGCGTCAGCAAGATACTGGGCAG GTACTATGAGACAGGCAGCATCAGACCAGGGGTGATCGGAGGCTCCAAACCAAAGGTTGCTACACCCAAAGTCGTGGACAAAATCGCTGATTACAAACGCCAAAACCCCACCATGTTTGCCTGGGAGATCCGAGACAGACTGCtggcagagagagtgtgtgacaaTGACAGCGTGCCCAGCGTCAGCTCAATCAACAG GATCATTCGCACTAAAGTCCAGCAACCACCTGGCCAATCAGGACCTCTCTCTGCCCATAACTTAG CCTCTACAGTGGCAGTGACCCAGGTATCTGCAGTAACCAGTGATGCTGCAGGCTCCTCATACTCCATCAGTGGGATTCTGGGAATAAGCTCACCCGCAGACGCAAACAAACGAAAGAGAGATGAAA CTCTACAGGATTCTCCTTTGGCGAATGGCCACGCCCACTCAGGCCGGGACTTCCTGCGGAAGCAAATGCGAGGAGAGCTCTTTACACCACAGCAGCTCGAGGTATTGGACCATGTCTTTGATCGACAGCCATATCCTGACATTTACCCCGTCCCTGACAGCAGCAGCTACAAGGCCGCCCAG ACATCCGATTACTCGGCAATGGCATCTTTGGCTGGCGGACTGGAGGAGATGAAGAACAGTTTGGCCAATCAGACGGGAGCAGAACTGGGTTCCACTGTTGCAGGGCCTCAATCGTATCCACTTGTGTCTA GTCGCGACCTGGCCAGCACCACGCTCCCTGGTTACCCTCCTCATGTTCCTCCAACTGGGCAGGGTAGTTACTCCACACCCTCCCTCACAGGGATGGTACCTG GAGGAGATTTCTCTGGCAGTCCTTATTCCCATCCACAGTATTCAACTTACAACGAATCCTGGAGATTTGCAAACCCCAGTCTACTAG TGTTCCAGCAGGAGTACGGTTCTTTACTGGGCTCGGAGAGAGCAGCTTCATCAGGTCTGTTCCCTGGCCAAACCCCACAACCTACAG
- the pax5 gene encoding paired box protein Pax-5 isoform X1: MDLDQKGPSLRTGRSGHGGVNQLGGVFVNGRPLPDVVRQRIVELAHQGVRPCDISRQLRVSHGCVSKILGRYYETGSIRPGVIGGSKPKVATPKVVDKIADYKRQNPTMFAWEIRDRLLAERVCDNDSVPSVSSINRIIRTKVQQPPGQSGPLSAHNLASTVAVTQVSAVTSDAAGSSYSISGILGISSPADANKRKRDETLQDSPLANGHAHSGRDFLRKQMRGELFTPQQLEVLDHVFDRQPYPDIYPVPDSSSYKAAQTSDYSAMASLAGGLEEMKNSLANQTGAELGSTVAGPQSYPLVSSRDLASTTLPGYPPHVPPTGQGSYSTPSLTGMVPGGDFSGSPYSHPQYSTYNESWRFANPSLLVFQQEYGSLLGSERAASSGLFPGQTPQPTGSPYYYSAATRGAGTAATATATAYDRH; the protein is encoded by the exons GGCATGGAGGGGTGAATCAGCTGGGTGGGGTGTTTGTAAACGGGCGGCCCTTGCCTGACGTGGTGAGGCAGAGGATAGTAGAGTTGGCCCATCAGGGCGTACGTCCGTGTGACATCTCCCGCCAGCTCCGGGTCAGCCACGGCTGCGTCAGCAAGATACTGGGCAG GTACTATGAGACAGGCAGCATCAGACCAGGGGTGATCGGAGGCTCCAAACCAAAGGTTGCTACACCCAAAGTCGTGGACAAAATCGCTGATTACAAACGCCAAAACCCCACCATGTTTGCCTGGGAGATCCGAGACAGACTGCtggcagagagagtgtgtgacaaTGACAGCGTGCCCAGCGTCAGCTCAATCAACAG GATCATTCGCACTAAAGTCCAGCAACCACCTGGCCAATCAGGACCTCTCTCTGCCCATAACTTAG CCTCTACAGTGGCAGTGACCCAGGTATCTGCAGTAACCAGTGATGCTGCAGGCTCCTCATACTCCATCAGTGGGATTCTGGGAATAAGCTCACCCGCAGACGCAAACAAACGAAAGAGAGATGAAA CTCTACAGGATTCTCCTTTGGCGAATGGCCACGCCCACTCAGGCCGGGACTTCCTGCGGAAGCAAATGCGAGGAGAGCTCTTTACACCACAGCAGCTCGAGGTATTGGACCATGTCTTTGATCGACAGCCATATCCTGACATTTACCCCGTCCCTGACAGCAGCAGCTACAAGGCCGCCCAG ACATCCGATTACTCGGCAATGGCATCTTTGGCTGGCGGACTGGAGGAGATGAAGAACAGTTTGGCCAATCAGACGGGAGCAGAACTGGGTTCCACTGTTGCAGGGCCTCAATCGTATCCACTTGTGTCTA GTCGCGACCTGGCCAGCACCACGCTCCCTGGTTACCCTCCTCATGTTCCTCCAACTGGGCAGGGTAGTTACTCCACACCCTCCCTCACAGGGATGGTACCTG GAGGAGATTTCTCTGGCAGTCCTTATTCCCATCCACAGTATTCAACTTACAACGAATCCTGGAGATTTGCAAACCCCAGTCTACTAG TGTTCCAGCAGGAGTACGGTTCTTTACTGGGCTCGGAGAGAGCAGCTTCATCAGGTCTGTTCCCTGGCCAAACCCCACAACCTACAG